A DNA window from Bacillus andreraoultii contains the following coding sequences:
- the metK gene encoding methionine adenosyltransferase: MSKRYLTAESVCAGHPDKLCDIIADSILEACLRKDKASRVACEVMATKGKIIVAGEISCSEKIDIRYIVRNVLKEIGYNPLKFLIYVFVHNQSVDIATGVNTALEVRNGINEQYGSIGAGDQGTVYGYATKETGEMLPLPLVLSHRIVKRLDDCRKGKLIKGIHPDGKAQVTVEYEGDTPVRIKTIVISVQHDKNKTLEELKTDILNNVLWQCFEDFPFDDETELLINPSGRFVEGGPAADTGLTGRKIMVDTYGGLASHGGGALCGKDPTKVDRSGAYMARYIAKHIVWCGYAKRCEVGISYAIGKANPVAFSVNTLGTGIVSDEILTLAAQEVFNLRPAAIIEKLRLRNVIYSDTAAYGHFNSCLFPWEDVNKYSEFRKAVEKYVDRED; encoded by the coding sequence ATGAGTAAAAGATATTTAACAGCAGAAAGTGTATGTGCTGGACATCCTGACAAACTATGCGACATCATAGCAGATAGCATTTTGGAAGCATGTCTACGTAAAGACAAAGCATCACGTGTCGCTTGTGAGGTAATGGCAACCAAAGGGAAAATTATCGTGGCGGGCGAAATCTCCTGCAGCGAGAAAATAGACATCCGATACATTGTTAGGAATGTCCTAAAAGAGATTGGATACAACCCTCTTAAATTCTTGATTTATGTATTTGTACACAATCAAAGTGTAGATATTGCAACTGGCGTGAATACTGCACTGGAAGTAAGAAATGGGATAAACGAACAGTATGGTTCAATAGGTGCTGGAGACCAAGGAACTGTGTATGGCTATGCTACAAAGGAAACAGGAGAAATGCTTCCTCTACCCCTTGTACTATCTCACAGGATTGTAAAGAGACTGGATGATTGTCGAAAAGGGAAACTGATAAAAGGTATCCACCCAGATGGTAAAGCACAGGTGACGGTGGAATATGAAGGGGACACTCCAGTGCGAATAAAGACGATTGTGATATCGGTACAGCATGATAAGAATAAAACACTGGAAGAACTTAAAACAGATATCCTTAACAATGTCTTATGGCAGTGCTTTGAGGACTTCCCATTTGATGATGAAACAGAACTTCTCATTAACCCCTCTGGTAGATTTGTCGAAGGTGGTCCCGCTGCCGATACAGGCTTAACTGGTAGAAAAATTATGGTTGATACCTATGGAGGACTTGCATCCCATGGCGGTGGTGCCCTTTGTGGTAAAGATCCCACCAAAGTTGACCGAAGTGGTGCCTATATGGCACGGTACATTGCAAAGCATATCGTCTGGTGTGGTTATGCAAAGAGATGTGAAGTTGGTATATCCTATGCCATCGGTAAGGCAAATCCTGTAGCCTTTTCTGTAAATACCCTTGGCACAGGTATTGTTTCTGACGAAATACTAACTCTTGCTGCACAGGAGGTTTTCAACTTAAGACCTGCGGCAATCATTGAGAAGTTGCGTCTAAGGAATGTGATTTACTCTGATACAGCCGCTTATGGTCACTTTAATAGTTGTCTATTCCCGTGGGAGGATGTAAATAAGTACAGTGAATTTAGAAAGGCGGTGGAAAAGTATGTTGATAGAGAAGATTAA
- a CDS encoding DUF4314 domain-containing protein translates to MNIIHPEMLKQLRSYYTPGTRVMLLKMNDPYTKLQPGDKGTVTSVDDMGTIHVSWDSGSSLGVVFGEDLCKKIEE, encoded by the coding sequence ATGAATATCATTCATCCAGAAATGCTAAAGCAACTTAGAAGTTATTACACTCCAGGAACTCGTGTCATGTTACTTAAGATGAATGACCCTTATACCAAGCTTCAGCCAGGAGATAAAGGTACGGTTACTAGTGTTGATGATATGGGAACTATCCACGTCAGTTGGGATTCAGGCAGTTCCCTTGGAGTGGTTTTTGGAGAGGATTTATGCAAGAAAATCGAAGAATAA
- a CDS encoding gamma-glutamylcyclotransferase family protein: protein MKNKLYLAYGSNLNLKQMADRCPTAKVVGASQINDHRLLFRGAHAGAVATIEPFEGSNVPVLVWEITPTDEAALDRYEGWPFLYRKETIKVKLGSKTVKAMVYIMNDGRPLGQPSCYYYSTILEGYKSAGFDVEILRKATTDSIESEVVANE from the coding sequence ATGAAGAATAAATTATACCTTGCCTATGGCTCCAACCTTAATCTAAAGCAAATGGCCGACAGATGCCCCACAGCGAAGGTGGTAGGAGCAAGTCAAATCAATGACCACCGCCTATTATTTCGAGGGGCACACGCGGGCGCTGTGGCGACAATCGAGCCTTTTGAGGGTAGCAACGTACCAGTTTTAGTTTGGGAGATTACACCGACCGATGAAGCGGCACTTGACCGTTACGAGGGATGGCCGTTCCTTTATCGAAAGGAAACAATAAAAGTGAAGTTGGGAAGCAAAACCGTCAAGGCGATGGTCTACATCATGAATGATGGTAGACCGCTTGGACAGCCGAGTTGTTATTATTACAGTACAATTTTAGAAGGCTATAAGAGTGCGGGCTTCGATGTGGAAATCCTGCGCAAAGCTACAACTGATTCAATAGAATCGGAGGTGGTAGCCAATGAATGA
- a CDS encoding HNH endonuclease yields the protein MPKKPKRPCSYPGCPELTDKRFCEEHSKKEAARYEKYDRDPSTRKRYGRAWKRIRDRYIAAHPLCEECKRQGKLTPATEVHHILPLARGGTHDRSNLMALCTPCHSAITARDGDRWGTR from the coding sequence CTAAGCGACCGTGCTCTTACCCTGGTTGCCCAGAACTAACCGACAAGCGCTTTTGTGAAGAGCATAGTAAGAAGGAAGCTGCACGGTATGAAAAGTATGATCGTGACCCATCAACCCGTAAGCGTTATGGTCGTGCTTGGAAAAGGATACGTGACCGTTACATTGCAGCTCATCCTCTTTGTGAGGAATGTAAACGACAAGGAAAGCTGACCCCAGCAACCGAAGTGCATCATATTCTCCCTCTTGCAAGAGGAGGGACTCACGATAGAAGTAATCTGATGGCTCTTTGTACTCCTTGCCACTCTGCAATCACGGCAAGAGATGGAGACCGTTGGGGAACCCGATAG
- a CDS encoding site-specific DNA-methyltransferase codes for MLIEKIKIKQLIPAEYNPRKDLKPGDPEYEKLKRSLEEFGYVEPVIWNKTTGRVIGGHQRLKILLSMGMDEIECVVVEMDEQKEKALNIALNKISGDWDKDKLALLITDLNASDFDVSLTGFDPGELDDLFKDSLKDNIKEDDFDVDSELKKPAVSHLGDVWLLGQHRLVCGDSTKKDTFDVLMDGKTANLVVTDPPYNVNYEGTAGKIKNDNMANEAFYDFLLAAFQNTEAAMAKDASIYVFHADTEGLNFRRAFSDTGFYLSGTCIWKKQSLVLGRSPYQWQHEPILFGWKKKGKHNWYSDRKQTTIWEFEKPKKNSDHPTMKPVALVAYPILNSSLSNCIVLDPFGGSGSTLIACEQTDRICYTIELDEKYCDVIVKRYIEQVGNSDGVFLLRDGSKIRYCDLPDVATAD; via the coding sequence ATGTTGATAGAGAAGATTAAAATCAAACAACTCATCCCCGCTGAATATAACCCAAGGAAGGATTTAAAACCGGGTGATCCGGAATATGAGAAACTTAAACGCTCCCTTGAGGAGTTTGGATATGTAGAACCCGTAATATGGAATAAGACCACAGGCAGAGTCATCGGAGGTCATCAGCGTTTGAAAATCCTGCTGAGTATGGGCATGGATGAGATAGAATGCGTAGTTGTTGAAATGGATGAGCAAAAGGAGAAGGCGCTGAACATTGCACTAAATAAAATAAGTGGTGATTGGGATAAAGACAAATTAGCACTTCTCATCACGGACTTAAATGCTTCAGACTTTGATGTGTCTTTGACAGGTTTTGACCCAGGAGAGTTGGACGATCTTTTCAAGGATTCCCTTAAGGATAATATAAAAGAAGATGATTTCGATGTAGACAGCGAGCTGAAAAAGCCCGCTGTTTCGCATTTAGGGGATGTTTGGCTACTTGGGCAGCATCGATTAGTCTGCGGAGACAGTACAAAGAAAGACACCTTTGATGTCTTGATGGATGGGAAAACTGCTAATTTGGTAGTTACGGACCCTCCATATAACGTTAACTATGAAGGCACCGCTGGAAAAATCAAAAATGACAATATGGCTAACGAAGCGTTCTACGATTTCCTGCTTGCAGCATTTCAGAACACCGAAGCAGCGATGGCAAAGGACGCTTCTATTTATGTATTCCATGCGGATACCGAAGGACTCAATTTTAGAAGAGCATTCTCTGATACGGGGTTTTATCTTTCCGGTACTTGTATATGGAAAAAGCAGTCCCTTGTTCTCGGTCGCTCCCCTTATCAGTGGCAGCATGAGCCTATTCTCTTTGGGTGGAAAAAGAAAGGTAAGCATAACTGGTATTCCGATAGAAAGCAGACCACCATCTGGGAATTTGAGAAACCGAAGAAAAACAGTGATCATCCTACGATGAAGCCAGTTGCACTTGTGGCCTACCCTATTTTGAATTCAAGCCTTTCTAATTGTATCGTGCTTGATCCTTTTGGTGGTTCAGGAAGCACACTGATTGCCTGTGAGCAGACAGATAGAATCTGTTACACCATTGAACTGGATGAAAAGTACTGTGATGTTATTGTGAAAAGGTATATTGAGCAAGTTGGAAACTCAGACGGTGTGTTTCTTTTAAGAGATGGTTCGAAAATAAGATATTGTGACCTGCCAGACGTTGCTACCGCCGATTAA
- a CDS encoding DUF5049 domain-containing protein produces the protein MNEIIKQQILSIRESGVTNMFDVDRVQYEANERGFYELVVYLIDHKAEYAHFILTGEVDKKK, from the coding sequence ATGAATGAGATAATTAAGCAACAAATCCTTTCCATCCGAGAAAGTGGAGTCACAAATATGTTTGATGTGGACCGAGTACAGTATGAGGCAAATGAACGAGGGTTTTATGAATTGGTAGTCTATTTAATAGACCATAAAGCAGAATATGCCCATTTCATACTGACGGGTGAAGTGGATAAAAAGAAATAA
- a CDS encoding amidoligase family protein: MLSAKFGIEIEFTGITRERAARVAAEFLQGIYSEGGTYYDTKKVKTPDGRVWKFMYDGSINCQRKEGRRKVAAGRDYSVELVSPILTYREDIETLQELVRKLRKAGAFTNTSCGIHIHLDGAEHTPRSIRNFVNIIASKNDLFYKALQIAPQRMNYCKKMDSILVEKMNRKKPKTMRQIEDIWYEGYSESRSTHYHNSRYHFLNLHSFFTGNHTVELRGFNSELHAGKIRNYIVLALAINHQALTQKCASAKKPQVENEKFAMRTYLNRIGFIGDEFANCREHLTAALSGSAAWRFRAA, translated from the coding sequence ATGTTAAGTGCAAAATTCGGGATTGAGATTGAATTTACTGGGATTACAAGGGAAAGGGCAGCTAGAGTCGCCGCAGAGTTTTTGCAAGGCATTTACAGTGAAGGCGGGACATACTACGACACCAAGAAGGTAAAAACTCCAGATGGTCGAGTGTGGAAGTTTATGTACGATGGGAGCATCAACTGCCAAAGAAAAGAAGGTAGAAGAAAAGTAGCTGCAGGTAGAGATTATAGTGTTGAGCTGGTTAGCCCAATCCTAACCTACCGGGAGGACATTGAAACTTTGCAAGAGCTAGTAAGAAAGCTTCGCAAAGCTGGAGCCTTTACAAATACATCTTGCGGAATTCACATTCATCTAGACGGTGCTGAACATACCCCACGAAGCATTCGAAACTTTGTAAATATCATTGCAAGCAAAAACGACTTATTTTATAAAGCACTTCAGATTGCACCGCAGAGAATGAATTACTGCAAAAAGATGGACAGCATTTTGGTTGAGAAGATGAACCGTAAAAAGCCTAAAACCATGAGACAAATTGAGGACATTTGGTACGAAGGTTACAGCGAGAGTAGAAGCACTCATTACCACAACAGCCGCTACCATTTCCTCAACCTTCACAGCTTTTTTACCGGAAACCATACAGTTGAACTTAGAGGATTTAATAGCGAACTTCATGCAGGAAAGATAAGAAACTACATTGTTCTAGCACTTGCCATCAACCACCAAGCCTTAACACAAAAGTGTGCATCAGCAAAGAAACCGCAGGTGGAAAACGAGAAGTTTGCTATGAGAACCTACCTAAACCGGATTGGTTTCATTGGGGATGAATTTGCAAACTGCAGAGAACATTTGACAGCAGCACTTTCGGGTTCAGCTGCATGGCGGTTTCGGGCGGCCTGA
- a CDS encoding P27 family phage terminase small subunit, with the protein MAKDGTNRGGARIGSGQKKKPLADKIAEGNPGKRKLEVVEFQNTADLKGQEMPKPMAMLSAVQKDGKTLVASEIYEITWKWLEERGCAHLVLPQLLERYAMSAARWIQCEEAVTEFGFLAKHPTTGNAIQSPYVAMSQNFMSQTNRLWMEIYQIVRENCATEYSGLNPQDDVMERLLSARRGK; encoded by the coding sequence ATGGCCAAAGATGGAACAAATCGTGGCGGCGCCCGTATAGGCTCCGGTCAAAAGAAGAAACCACTTGCTGACAAAATTGCAGAGGGAAACCCTGGTAAAAGAAAGCTTGAAGTCGTTGAGTTCCAAAATACTGCTGACCTGAAGGGGCAGGAAATGCCAAAGCCAATGGCCATGCTCTCCGCAGTGCAAAAGGATGGAAAAACCCTAGTAGCGAGTGAAATCTATGAAATTACATGGAAATGGCTTGAGGAACGTGGCTGTGCCCATTTGGTACTTCCACAGCTTCTAGAGCGATATGCCATGAGTGCGGCCAGATGGATACAGTGTGAGGAAGCAGTAACCGAGTTTGGCTTTCTAGCCAAGCACCCAACCACCGGCAATGCTATTCAAAGTCCTTATGTAGCGATGAGTCAGAACTTTATGAGTCAGACAAACAGGCTATGGATGGAGATATATCAAATCGTTAGAGAGAACTGTGCTACAGAGTATTCTGGTTTAAACCCACAGGACGATGTGATGGAGCGACTGCTATCTGCCCGCAGAGGAAAATAA